One genomic window of Citrobacter sp. Marseille-Q6884 includes the following:
- a CDS encoding anion transporter codes for MSFPFLRALQRDRFFQLLIIVGIVLSLFVPFAPRSWPGAIDWHTIITLSGLMLLTKGVELSGYFDVLGRKMTRRFNTERQLAIFMVLAAALLSTFLTNDVALFIVVPLTITLKKLCAIPVNRLIIFEALAVNAGSLLTPIGNPQNILMWGRSGLSFTTFTWQMAPLAGAMMLTLVVLCWFSFPRNVLHYHTGTRAPDWQPRLVWSCLAFYIVFLAALELKQELWGLAIVAAGFLILARRVIISVDWTLLLVFMAMFIDVHLLTQLPLLQGMANHIGTLSAPGLWLTAIGLSQFISNVPSTILLLNYVPPTLLLAWAVNVGGFGLLPGSLANLIALRMANDRRIWWRFHVYSVPMLIWAALVGYGLLLLMR; via the coding sequence ATGAGTTTCCCGTTTTTACGCGCCTTACAGCGCGATCGCTTTTTCCAACTGTTAATCATTGTTGGGATTGTTCTAAGCCTGTTCGTACCGTTTGCCCCCCGGTCCTGGCCAGGTGCGATTGACTGGCACACGATCATTACGCTCAGCGGTCTGATGCTTCTGACCAAAGGCGTGGAGCTCAGCGGTTATTTCGATGTGCTGGGGCGCAAGATGACGCGCCGTTTCAATACGGAACGTCAGTTGGCTATTTTTATGGTGCTGGCGGCGGCGTTACTGTCAACGTTTCTGACCAACGATGTTGCCTTATTCATTGTTGTTCCGCTGACGATTACCCTGAAAAAACTCTGCGCCATCCCGGTTAATCGCCTCATTATCTTTGAGGCGCTGGCGGTGAATGCCGGTTCGCTCCTGACGCCAATAGGCAATCCGCAGAATATCCTGATGTGGGGACGTTCCGGTTTGTCATTTACCACGTTTACCTGGCAAATGGCGCCGCTCGCGGGGGCCATGATGCTGACGCTGGTAGTGCTGTGCTGGTTCAGTTTTCCGCGCAACGTATTGCATTACCATACCGGTACTCGTGCACCTGACTGGCAGCCGCGGCTGGTCTGGAGTTGCCTGGCGTTCTATATCGTCTTTCTGGCCGCGCTGGAGCTCAAGCAAGAACTCTGGGGTCTGGCGATCGTGGCAGCGGGATTTCTGATACTGGCGCGTCGCGTGATCATTAGCGTGGACTGGACGTTGCTGTTGGTTTTTATGGCGATGTTCATCGATGTGCATCTGCTGACACAACTGCCTCTGCTGCAGGGAATGGCGAACCATATTGGAACGCTGTCAGCGCCAGGGCTATGGCTGACGGCAATCGGCTTGTCACAGTTTATCAGTAACGTGCCGAGTACGATTTTGCTGCTGAACTATGTGCCGCCGACGCTACTGCTGGCCTGGGCCGTCAATGTCGGTGGTTTTGGTCTGTTGCCGGGGTCTCTGGCAAATTTGATTGCATTGCGTATGGCAAACGACCGGCGTATCTGGTGGCGTTTCCATGTGTATTCGGTGCCGATGTTGATATGGGCGGCGCTGGTAGGATATGGATTGCTGCTGTTGATGAGATAG
- a CDS encoding IS1 family transposase (programmed frameshift), producing MASVSISCPSCSATDGVVRNGKSTAGHQRYLCSHCRKTWQLQFTYTASQPGTHQKIIDMAMNGVGCRATARIMGVGLNTILRHFKKLRPQSVTSRIQPGSDVIVCAEMDEQWGYVGAKSRQRWLFYAYDRIRRTIVAHVFGERTLATLERLLSLLSAFEVVVWMTDGWPLYESRLKGKLHVISKRYTQRIERHNLNLRQHLARLGRKSLSFSKSVELHDKVIGHYLNIKHYQ from the exons GTGGCTTCTGTTTCTATCAGCTGTCCCTCCTGTTCAGCTACTGACGGGGTGGTGCGTAACGGCAAAAGCACTGCCGGACATCAGCGCTATCTCTGCTCTCACTGCCGTAAAACATGGCAACTGCAGTTCACTTACACCGCTTCTCAACCCGGTACGCACCAGAAAATCATTGATATGGCCATGAATGGTGTTGGATGCCGGGCAACCGCCCGCATTATGGGCGTTGGCCTCAACACGATTTTACGTCACT TTAAAAAACTCAGGCCGCAGTCGGTAACCTCGCGCATACAGCCGGGCAGTGATGTGATTGTCTGCGCTGAAATGGACGAACAGTGGGGCTACGTCGGTGCTAAATCACGTCAGCGCTGGCTGTTTTACGCGTATGACAGGATACGGAGGACGATTGTGGCGCACGTCTTCGGTGAACGCACTCTGGCCACACTGGAGCGACTTCTGAGCCTGCTGTCGGCCTTTGAGGTCGTGGTATGGATGACGGATGGCTGGCCGCTGTATGAATCCCGCCTGAAGGGAAAGCTGCACGTTATCAGCAAGCGTTACACTCAGCGCATTGAGCGACATAACCTGAATCTGAGACAACATCTGGCAAGGCTGGGACGGAAGTCACTGTCGTTCTCAAAATCGGTGGAGCTGCATGACAAGGTCATCGGGCATTATCTGAACATAAAACACTATCAGTAA
- the mntR gene encoding manganese-binding transcriptional regulator MntR, with amino-acid sequence MSRRAGTPTTKKVTQLVNVEEHVEGFRQVREAHRRELIDDYVELISDLIIEVGEARQVDMAARLGVSQPTVAKMLKRLASVGLIEMIPWRGVFLTAEGEKLAQESRERHQIVENFLLMLGISPEIARRDAEGMEHHVSKETLEAFRTFTQQQGTASE; translated from the coding sequence ATGAGTCGTCGCGCAGGTACGCCAACAACAAAAAAAGTGACGCAATTGGTGAATGTTGAGGAACACGTTGAAGGGTTTCGTCAGGTCAGGGAGGCGCATCGTCGTGAACTGATTGACGATTACGTTGAGCTGATTTCCGATCTTATTATTGAAGTGGGTGAGGCGCGTCAGGTGGATATGGCGGCACGACTTGGCGTTTCTCAGCCAACCGTAGCCAAAATGCTAAAACGCCTGGCATCCGTAGGGCTTATCGAAATGATCCCCTGGCGCGGTGTCTTTTTAACTGCCGAAGGTGAAAAGCTCGCGCAGGAGAGTCGGGAACGTCATCAGATAGTGGAAAACTTTCTGCTGATGTTGGGTATCAGTCCGGAAATCGCCCGCCGCGATGCAGAGGGGATGGAACACCACGTGAGTAAGGAAACACTCGAGGCTTTCAGAACGTTTACACAACAGCAAGGAACCGCCTCTGAATGA
- the ldtB gene encoding L,D-transpeptidase produces MKMKLTTLFAAALAVVGFCHSASAVTYPLPTDGSRLIGQNQVITIPEGNTQPLEYFAAEYQMGLSNMLEANPGVDTFLPKGGTVLNIPQQLILPDTVHEGIVINSAEMRLYYYPKGTNTVIVLPIGIGQLGKDTPINWTTKVERKKAGPTWTPTAKMHAEYAAAGEPLPAVVPAGPDNPMGLYALYIGRLYAIHGTNANFGVGLRVSHGCVRLRNEDIKFLFENVPVGTRVQFIDEPVKATTEPDGSRYIEVHNPLSTTEAQFEGGEIVPITLTKSITSITGQSDVDQAVVEQAVQNRSGMPVRLN; encoded by the coding sequence ATGAAAATGAAATTAACAACGCTTTTCGCGGCGGCACTCGCAGTAGTTGGTTTTTGTCACTCTGCCTCAGCCGTCACGTACCCGCTGCCAACCGATGGTAGTCGTTTGATTGGCCAAAACCAGGTCATCACTATTCCTGAAGGCAATACCCAACCGCTGGAGTATTTTGCGGCAGAATACCAGATGGGTCTGTCCAACATGCTGGAAGCCAACCCGGGCGTGGACACCTTCCTGCCAAAAGGCGGTACCGTGCTGAACATTCCTCAGCAGCTGATCCTGCCGGACACTGTCCATGAAGGTATTGTTATCAACAGCGCCGAAATGCGTCTGTACTACTACCCGAAAGGTACCAACACCGTTATCGTTTTACCGATTGGTATCGGTCAGTTAGGCAAAGACACGCCGATCAACTGGACCACCAAAGTGGAACGTAAAAAAGCGGGTCCGACCTGGACGCCAACCGCGAAAATGCACGCTGAATATGCTGCTGCAGGCGAACCGCTGCCAGCCGTTGTTCCGGCAGGCCCGGATAACCCGATGGGGCTGTATGCGCTGTATATTGGCCGTCTGTACGCTATCCACGGTACCAACGCTAACTTCGGCGTCGGCTTACGCGTCAGCCACGGTTGTGTACGTCTGCGTAACGAAGACATTAAATTCTTGTTTGAAAATGTTCCGGTCGGTACGCGCGTACAGTTTATCGATGAGCCGGTGAAAGCCACCACCGAACCAGACGGTAGCCGTTACATTGAAGTACATAACCCACTGTCAACCACTGAAGCACAGTTCGAAGGTGGGGAAATCGTACCGATTACGCTGACCAAGAGCATTACCAGCATCACCGGTCAGTCTGACGTCGATCAGGCCGTCGTTGAACAGGCTGTACAGAATCGCTCAGGTATGCCAGTTCGTCTGAACTAA
- a CDS encoding ABC-F family ATPase, translating into MLVSSNVTMQFGSKPLFENISVKFGGGNRYGLIGANGSGKSTFMKILGGDLEPTLGNVSLDPNERIGKLRQDQFAFEEFTVLDTVIMGHAELWEVKQERDRIYALPEMSEEDGYKVADLEVKYGEMDGYSAESRAGELLLGVGIPVEQHYGPMSEVAPGWKLRVLLAQALFSNPDILLLDEPTNNLDIDTIRWLEQTLNERDSTMIIISHDRHFLNMVCTHMADLDYGELRVYPGNYDEYMTAATQARERLLADNAKKKAQIADLQSFVSRFSANASKSRQATSRARQIDKIKLEEVKASSRQNPFIRFEQDKKLFRNALEVEALTKGFDEGPLFKNFNLLLEVGEKIAILGANGVGKSTMLKTLVGEMQPDNGTVKWSENAQVGYYAQDHEYEFENDLTVFEWMSQWKQEGDDEQVVRSFLGRLLFSQDDIKKPAKVLSGGEKGRMLFGKLMMQKPNILVMDEPTNHLDMESIESLNMALEMYQGTLIFVSHDREFVSSLATRVIEITPERVIDFTGNYEDYLRSKGIDG; encoded by the coding sequence GTGTTAGTTTCCAGCAACGTCACCATGCAGTTCGGCAGTAAGCCGCTGTTTGAAAATATTTCCGTCAAATTTGGCGGCGGCAACCGTTACGGCCTGATTGGCGCGAACGGTAGCGGTAAATCCACTTTTATGAAAATTCTCGGCGGCGACCTCGAACCGACGCTGGGTAACGTCTCACTCGATCCGAATGAGCGCATCGGTAAACTGCGTCAGGATCAGTTTGCCTTTGAAGAGTTCACCGTTCTGGACACCGTGATCATGGGTCACGCTGAACTGTGGGAAGTGAAACAGGAACGTGATCGCATCTACGCGCTGCCGGAAATGAGCGAAGAAGACGGCTATAAAGTTGCCGATCTCGAAGTGAAATACGGCGAAATGGACGGTTATTCTGCTGAATCCCGCGCAGGCGAACTGCTGCTGGGCGTTGGCATTCCGGTAGAGCAGCATTACGGCCCGATGAGCGAAGTTGCGCCCGGCTGGAAGTTGCGCGTATTGCTGGCGCAGGCGCTGTTCTCTAACCCGGACATTCTGCTGCTTGACGAACCTACGAACAACCTGGATATCGACACTATTCGCTGGCTGGAGCAGACGCTCAACGAGCGCGACAGCACCATGATCATCATTTCGCACGACCGTCACTTCCTCAACATGGTCTGTACGCACATGGCGGATCTGGATTACGGTGAACTGCGTGTTTACCCGGGTAACTATGATGAGTACATGACGGCGGCCACCCAGGCGCGCGAACGTCTGCTGGCCGATAACGCGAAGAAGAAAGCGCAGATTGCGGATTTGCAATCCTTCGTCAGCCGCTTTAGCGCAAACGCCTCTAAATCGCGTCAGGCGACCTCTCGTGCTCGCCAGATCGACAAAATCAAACTGGAAGAAGTTAAAGCGTCCAGCCGCCAGAACCCGTTCATCCGTTTCGAGCAGGACAAGAAACTGTTCCGTAACGCGCTGGAAGTGGAAGCCCTTACCAAAGGCTTTGATGAAGGCCCGCTGTTTAAGAACTTCAACCTGCTTCTGGAAGTGGGCGAGAAGATTGCCATTCTGGGTGCCAACGGCGTGGGTAAATCGACCATGCTGAAAACGCTGGTGGGCGAAATGCAGCCGGATAACGGTACGGTGAAATGGTCCGAAAATGCGCAAGTAGGTTACTACGCGCAGGATCACGAATACGAGTTCGAAAACGATCTGACCGTATTCGAATGGATGAGCCAGTGGAAACAGGAAGGCGACGACGAGCAGGTTGTTCGTAGCTTCCTCGGGCGTCTGCTGTTCAGCCAGGATGATATTAAAAAGCCTGCGAAGGTACTTTCCGGTGGCGAAAAAGGCCGCATGCTGTTTGGCAAGTTGATGATGCAGAAGCCGAATATTCTGGTCATGGATGAACCGACCAACCACCTGGATATGGAATCGATCGAGTCGCTGAACATGGCGCTGGAAATGTACCAGGGCACACTGATCTTCGTTTCTCACGACCGTGAGTTCGTTAGCTCACTGGCAACGCGTGTGATTGAAATTACGCCGGAGCGCGTGATTGACTTCACCGGTAACTACGAAGATTACCTGCGCAGTAAAGGCATCGACGGTTAA
- a CDS encoding phage tail protein has protein sequence MSQTAITLAFEHWKAQQGATGEPVLLNEFVFANVPGLNPDIPVDRSEALPPAEQIVHRQPVTRTGVVNENGVVYSAVLGADVGDFSFNWIGLLNKASGTLAMIVHAPVQQKLKTAEGQQGNVLTRSFLMEYNGAQTETGINTPAETWQIDFTARMAGMDERNRLENVDIYGVAAFFGDGWLVGKTGNQFFVTKGTGYVAGLRTSLAANQNITVTTKPVKVWLDVCWTGTLTSVWNTQCKITVTENLADYVQNGVQHYVFAVASLDVNGNITDLRPKGTLNDQVASDALKKHEQSRNHPDATTSAKGFVQLSSATDSDSEKLAATPKALKAVNENANGRVPSGRKVNGHPLTGDISVTAQDIFDGQSIAIGAGQDLDNYQTPGLYHQTMNANTSAALHYPENNAGSLVVLKNAGITQIYRVYNSSRSYSRSKYSTGNWTPWTPDDVFPVGAPVPWPSDTTPLGYALMQGQSFDKSVYPLLASAYPSGIIPDMRGQTIKGKPVSGRAVLSQEQDGIKSHDHSASSANTDLGTKATTSFDYGTKTSSSFDYGTKTTNTTGAHTHTYTAPTSTTVKDGDRNQALASMGTLTTSSSGNHAHTVSIGAHTHTVGIGAHTHNVILGAHNHAITVNVSGNAENTVKNTAFNYLVRLA, from the coding sequence ATGTCACAGACAGCTATCACGCTGGCGTTTGAACACTGGAAAGCGCAGCAGGGTGCAACCGGCGAGCCGGTGTTACTGAATGAATTTGTGTTTGCGAATGTGCCAGGGCTGAACCCGGATATTCCCGTTGATCGTAGTGAAGCATTGCCGCCTGCGGAGCAGATTGTGCACCGGCAGCCTGTTACCCGCACTGGCGTGGTGAATGAAAATGGCGTGGTGTATTCCGCCGTTCTGGGCGCTGACGTGGGCGATTTCAGTTTCAACTGGATCGGTCTGCTGAATAAGGCCAGCGGCACCCTGGCCATGATTGTTCATGCGCCTGTGCAGCAAAAGCTGAAAACAGCAGAAGGTCAGCAGGGGAACGTGCTTACCCGTTCGTTTCTGATGGAGTACAACGGCGCACAGACTGAAACCGGGATAAATACACCGGCCGAGACCTGGCAGATTGATTTCACGGCGCGTATGGCCGGTATGGATGAGCGTAATCGCCTGGAGAATGTGGATATTTACGGCGTTGCGGCATTCTTTGGCGATGGCTGGCTGGTCGGTAAAACGGGTAATCAGTTTTTTGTCACCAAAGGCACCGGCTACGTGGCAGGGCTGCGTACATCACTGGCCGCAAATCAGAATATCACCGTGACGACAAAACCGGTCAAAGTCTGGCTGGATGTGTGCTGGACGGGAACGCTTACCAGCGTGTGGAATACGCAGTGCAAAATCACCGTTACAGAAAACCTGGCGGATTACGTGCAGAACGGTGTGCAGCATTACGTGTTTGCTGTGGCCAGTCTTGATGTAAATGGCAATATCACTGATTTACGGCCAAAAGGGACGCTAAATGATCAGGTGGCCAGCGATGCACTGAAAAAGCATGAGCAGTCCCGAAACCATCCTGATGCCACGACCAGTGCGAAGGGGTTTGTGCAGTTAAGCAGTGCAACAGACAGCGACTCCGAAAAGCTGGCCGCCACGCCAAAGGCATTAAAAGCAGTGAATGAGAATGCAAATGGTCGTGTGCCGTCAGGAAGAAAGGTTAACGGGCATCCGTTAACAGGTGATATCAGTGTCACTGCACAGGATATTTTCGACGGTCAGAGTATTGCAATCGGTGCTGGTCAGGATCTGGATAATTACCAGACGCCAGGTCTGTATCACCAGACAATGAATGCGAATACCAGTGCAGCGCTGCATTACCCGGAAAATAATGCCGGTTCTTTGGTTGTTTTAAAGAACGCTGGAATAACGCAAATTTATCGCGTGTACAACAGTTCCCGAAGCTATTCGCGTAGTAAGTATTCAACAGGTAACTGGACGCCGTGGACGCCGGATGATGTTTTTCCAGTTGGTGCGCCCGTTCCCTGGCCATCCGATACCACTCCATTGGGTTATGCACTAATGCAGGGGCAGTCATTTGATAAATCTGTCTACCCATTACTGGCTTCTGCGTATCCCTCGGGGATTATCCCAGATATGCGCGGTCAGACGATTAAAGGTAAGCCAGTCAGTGGCCGCGCGGTATTATCACAAGAGCAGGATGGTATTAAGTCGCATGACCACTCAGCATCATCTGCAAATACAGATCTCGGAACAAAAGCGACTACATCATTTGATTATGGGACAAAAACATCCAGTTCATTTGACTACGGTACAAAAACAACAAACACCACGGGGGCGCATACTCATACATACACAGCCCCAACTTCAACGACTGTTAAAGATGGTGACCGTAACCAGGCATTAGCAAGCATGGGAACCTTGACGACAAGCTCATCGGGAAATCATGCCCATACAGTTAGTATTGGTGCTCATACTCATACAGTTGGCATTGGCGCTCACACCCATAACGTTATTTTGGGTGCGCATAATCACGCAATTACGGTCAATGTTTCGGGCAATGCAGAAAACACAGTAAAAAACACCGCATTTAACTATTTAGTGAGACTTGCATAA
- a CDS encoding tail fiber assembly protein: MSQLGKLPDDVVSIAPEGHFVKWDGKKWVHDTDAEKTAQITQATQQKESLLTSATSKIGPLQDAVDLGIATDAETALLQAWKKYRVLINRVQPEDAPDINWPEVPDVA, encoded by the coding sequence ATTAGCCAGTTAGGTAAGCTACCTGATGACGTTGTTTCCATTGCGCCAGAAGGCCATTTTGTGAAGTGGGACGGGAAAAAGTGGGTGCATGATACTGACGCTGAAAAAACGGCGCAGATTACACAGGCGACACAGCAAAAAGAAAGCCTTCTGACGTCAGCCACGTCAAAAATTGGACCGCTACAGGACGCTGTTGATTTAGGTATTGCGACAGATGCGGAAACAGCGCTTTTACAGGCGTGGAAAAAATACCGGGTTCTAATCAATCGCGTTCAGCCAGAAGATGCACCAGATATTAACTGGCCGGAGGTGCCTGATGTGGCGTGA